A stretch of Aedes aegypti strain LVP_AGWG chromosome 2, AaegL5.0 Primary Assembly, whole genome shotgun sequence DNA encodes these proteins:
- the LOC5579039 gene encoding sulfotransferase 1 family member D1: MAQQIKEFEVRPDDVWLVTYPKSGTTWCQEMIWLICHNLDYEKAAAHKLGERWCYLEFGSKTDVPDPFKTITSAPSPRFIKSHLPASLLPDQIWTVRPKMVYVRRNPKSVAVSYFHHTVSMHGYSGTKEQFVRAFINDQVLNSPYHEHVIEFHHLNYPDNLLHLCFEDMKKVRLSLKFDSK; encoded by the exons ATGGCTCAGCAAATAAAGGAATTTGAAGTAAGACCAGACGACGTTTGGTTGGTCACATATCCTAAAAGCGGCACAACCTGGTGCCAGGAAATGATTTGGCTTATTTGTCATAATCTGGATTACGAAAAAGCTGCTGCACACAAGTTGGGTGAACGGTGGTGTTATCTGGA GTTTGGCTCCAAAACGGACGTACCGGATCCTTTCAAAACTATCACTTCGGCGCCATCACCAAGATTCATCAAGAGTCATTTACCGGCTTCGCTGCTACCGGATCAGATATGGACAGTTCGACCGAAAATGGTCTACGTCAGAAGGAATCCCAAATCGGTTGCAGTATCCTACTTTCATCATACAGTTTCGATGCATGGCTACTCCGGGACGAAGGAGCAATTTGTACGTGCTTTCATAAATGATCAAGTGCTCAACTCTCCATATCATGAGCACGTGATTGAATTCCACCATTTGAATTATCCAGATAACTTGCTGCATCTGTGCTTCGAGGATATGAAGAAGGTTCGTTTGTCGCtcaaatttgattcaaaatag